Proteins encoded by one window of Electrophorus electricus isolate fEleEle1 chromosome 17, fEleEle1.pri, whole genome shotgun sequence:
- the LOC113568230 gene encoding trace amine-associated receptor 13c-like, which yields MNVIEYQPNMTVEYCFPDNKSSCTKEVRTGPGHIFLFSFLSCISVCTVFFNLLVILSISHFNQLHTPTNLLILSLAVADLLVGLVVMPVNMMRLRDTCWYLGEMACTFFLVINFLSVSASMCNMVFIAVDRYIAVSDPLLYSTKVTVCKMSLFIILGWSFSLLYVLIYLYFNDHLLQSQILSRCHGECILIITSSWVTIDLVFSFICPCSVIFILYSIIFSLARRQAKAVTSVLNATSNRHRDKVSKSSNSKAAKTLGIVVFVYLALWIPFYLCSLTVENIPYSSLVWTVLAWLIFINSSLNPLIYAIFYPWFRASAKYIVTCRL from the coding sequence ATGAATGTCATAGAGTATCAGCCAAACATGACAGTTGAGTACTGCTTTCCTGACAACAAGTCATCATGCACAAAGGAGGTCCGAACAGGCCCTGgacatatatttttgtttagttttctgtcttgtatatctgtttgcactgtgtttttTAACTTGCTTGTAATCTTATCTATCTCTCACTTCAACCAGCTCCATACTCCTACCAATctactcatcctctctctggctgtggctgATCTTCTCGTGGGACTTGTTGTTATGCCTGTGAATATGATGCGACTAAGAGACACTTGTTGGTATCTTGGTGAAATGGCTTGTACATTTTTTCTAGTAATCAATTTTCTCTCAGTGTCCGCATCTATGTGTAATATGGTTTTCATTGCAGTCGATCGGTACATTGCTGTCAGTGACCCTCTGCTATATTCCACTAAAGTCACagtttgtaaaatgtctttattcataATTCTAGGctggtctttttctctcttgtatGTCCTCATCTATTTGTACTTTAATGACCATCTCCTTCAGTCTCAAATCTTGAGTAGATGCCACGGAGAGTGTATTTTAATCATAACATCTTCATGGGTCACCATTGatcttgtgttttcatttatatgcCCATGTTCAGTTATATTCATCTTATATTCAATCATTTTTTCTTTGGCAAGACGTCAAGCTAAAGCTGTGACGTCTGTGTTGAATGCtacctcaaacagacacagagacaaagttTCTAAGTCTTCTAattctaaagcagcaaaaacactgggcatcgttgtttttgtttatcttgctctctggatacctttttatttatgttctcTGACAGTTGAAAACATTCCATATTCATCACTTGTTTGGACTGTTCTTGCCTGGCTTATATTCATCAATTCTTCTCTCAATCCcctaatatatgctatattttatccatggtttagagCATCAGCTAAGTACATTGTGACTTGTAGACTTTAA
- the LOC113568228 gene encoding trace amine-associated receptor 13c-like codes for MNITEYQQNMTVQYCFPDNNSCRKEVRTGPGNIFLFSFLSCISVCTVILNLFVILSISHFKQLHTPTNLLILSLAVADLLMGLVVMPVNTMQLRDSCWYLGKMACIIFLVINCISASASVCNMVFIAVDRYIAVSDPRLYSTKVTVCKMSLCIILGWSFSLLYVLIYLYFNDHLLPSQILSRCHGECILILKSSWVTIDLVISFLCPCSVILTLYSIIFTLARHQAKAVRSMLNATSNRHRAKVFKSSNSKAAKTLGIVVCVYLALWIPFYLCSLSLENFPYLSIVWSVLAWLIFINSSVNPLIYAIFYPWFRASAKYFLTCTRFN; via the coding sequence ATGAATATCACAGAGTATCAGCAAAACATGACAGTTCAGTACTGCTTTCCTGATAACAACTCATGCAGAAAGGAGGTTCGAACAGGCCctggaaatatatttttgtttagttttctgtctTGTATCTCTGTATGCACTGTAATTTTGAACTTATTTGTCATCTTATCTATctctcacttcaagcagctccataCTCCTACCAACctactcatcctctctctcgctgtggCCGATCTTCTCATGGGACTTGTTGTTATGCCTGTGAATACGATGCAACTAAGAGACAGCTGTTGGTATCTTGGTAAAATGGCATGTATCATTTTTCTAGTAATCAATTGTATCTCAGCTTCAGCATCTGTGTGTAATATGGTTTTCATTGCAGTGGATAGGTACATTGCAGTCAGTGACCCTCGGCTATATTCCACTAAAGTCACagtttgtaaaatgtctttatgcATAATTCTAGGCtggtctttttctcttttgtatgtCCTCATCTATTTGTACTTTAATGACCATCTCCTTCCATCTCAGATCTTGAGCAGATGCCATGGAGAGtgcattttaatcttaaaatctTCATGGGTGACCATTGATCTTGTGATTTCATTTCTATGTCCATGTTCAGTTATACTCACCTTgtattcaatcatttttactttggcaAGACATCAAGCTAAAGCTGTGAGATCTATGTTGAATGCtacctcaaacagacacagagccaaagTTTTTAAGTCTTCTAattctaaagcagcaaaaacactgggcatcgttgtttgtgtttatcttgctcTCTGGATACCTTTCTATTTATGTTCTCTGTCACTTGAAAACTTTCCATATTTGTCAATTGTGTGGAGTGTTCTTGCCTGGCTTATATTCATCAATTCTTCTGTCAACCCcctaatatatgctatattttaccCATGGTTTAGAGCATCAGCTAAGTATTTTTTAACTTGTACACGATTTAACTGA
- the LOC118242878 gene encoding trace amine-associated receptor 6-like: MNITEYQQNMTVEYCFPDNNSSCRKEVRTGPGNLFLFSFLSCISVCTVFLNLFVILSISHFKQLHTPTNLLILSLAVADLLMGLVVMPVNTMQLRDSCWYLGKMACTIFVVISSISSSASVGNMVFIAVDRYIAVSDPLLYSRKVTVCKMSLCIILGWSCSLLYDLIYLYFNDHLLPSQILSRCHGECILIIKSSWVTIDLVISFLCPCSVILILYSIIFTLARRQAKAVRSVLNATSNRHRDKVSKSSNSKAAKTLGIVVFVYLALWIPFSLCSLSAENMTSLSLVSTVLTWLISINSSVNPLIYAIFYPWFRASAKYIVTCRLFNLSSSTFRLFSEHI; encoded by the coding sequence ATGAATATCACAGAGTATCAGCAAAACATGACAGTTGAGTACTGCTTTCCTGACAACAATTCATCATGCAGAAAGGAGGTTCGAACAGGCCCAGGAAatctatttttgtttagttttctgtctTGTATCTCTGTATGCACTGTATTTTTGAACTTATTTGTCATCTTATCTATctctcacttcaagcagctccacactccTACCAACctactcatcctctctctggctgtagcCGATCTTCTCATGGGACTTGTTGTTATGCCTGTGAATACGATGCAACTAAGAGACAGCTGTTGGTATCTTGGTAAAATGGCATGTACAATTTTTGTAGTAATCAGTAGTATCTCATCTTCAGCTTCTGTGGGTAATATGGTTTTCATTGCTGTTGATAGGTACATTGCAGTCAGTGACCCACTGCTATATTCCAGGAAAGTCACagtttgtaaaatgtctttatgcATAATTCTGGGCTGGTCTTGTTCTCTCTTGTATGACCTCATCTATTTGTACTTTAATGACCATCTCCTTCCATCTCAGATCTTGAGCAGATGCCATGGAGAGTGCATTTTAATCATAAAATCTTCATGGGTGACCATTGATCTTGTTATTTCATTTCTATGCCCATGTTCTGTTATACTCATCTTgtattcaatcatttttactttggcaAGACGTCAAGCTAAAGCTGTGAGATCTGTGTTGAATGCtacctcaaacagacacagagacaaagttTCTAAGTCTTCTAattctaaagcagcaaaaacactgggcattgttgtttttgtttatcttgcTCTCTGGATACCTTTTAGTCTATGTTCTCTGTCTGCTGAAAACATGACATCTTTGTCACTGGTGTCGACTGTTCTTACCTGGCTTATATCCATCAATTCATCTGTCAATCCtttaatatatgctatattttatccatggtttagagCATCAGCTAAGTACATTGTGACTTGCAGACTGTTTAATTTATCATCTTCAACATTCCGATTGTTTTCAGagcatatttaa
- the LOC113568227 gene encoding trace amine-associated receptor 6-like, which produces MNITEYQQNMTVEYCFPDNNSSCRKEVRTGPGNLFLFSFLSCISVCTVFLNLFVILSISHFKQLHTPTNLLILSLAVADLLMGLVVMPVNTMQLRDSCWYLGKMACTIFVVISSISSSASVGNMIFIAVDRYIAVNDPLLYSRKVTVCKMSLCIILGWSCSLLYDLIYLYFNDHLLPSQILSRCHGECILIIKSSWVTIDLVISFLCPCSVILILYSIIFTLARRQAKAVRSVLNATSNRHRDKVSKSSNSKAAKTLGIVVFVYLALWIPFSLCSLSAENMTSLSLVSTVLTWLISINSSVNPLIYAIFYPWFRASAKYIVTCRLFNLSSSTFRLFSEHI; this is translated from the coding sequence ATGAATATCACAGAGTATCAGCAAAACATGACAGTTGAGTACTGCTTTCCTGACAACAATTCATCATGCAGAAAGGAGGTTCGAACAGGCCCAGGAAatctatttttgtttagttttctgtctTGTATCTCTGTATGCACTGTATTTTTGAACTTATTTGTCATCTTATCTATctctcacttcaagcagctccacactccTACCAACctactcatcctctctctcgctgtggCCGATCTTCTCATGGGACTTGTTGTTATGCCTGTGAATACGATGCAACTAAGAGACAGCTGTTGGTATCTTGGTAAAATGGCATGTACAATTTTTGTAGTAATCAGTAGTATCTCATCTTCAGCTTCTGTGGGTAATATGATTTTCATTGCTGTTGATAGGTACATTGCAGTCAATGACCCACTGCTATATTCCAGGAAAGTCACAGtgtgtaaaatgtctttatgcATAATTCTGGGCTGGTCTTGTTCTCTCTTGTATGACCTCATCTATTTGTACTTTAATGACCATCTCCTTCCATCTCAGATCTTGAGCAGATGCCATGGAGAGTGCATTTTAATCATAAAATCTTCATGGGTGACCATTGATCTTGTTATTTCATTTCTATGCCCATGTTCTGTTATACTCATCTTgtattcaatcatttttactttggcaAGACGTCAAGCTAAAGCTGTGAGATCTGTGTTGAATGCtacctcaaacagacacagagacaaagttTCTAAGTCTTCTAattctaaagcagcaaaaacactgggcattgttgtttttgtttatcttgcTCTCTGGATACCTTTTAGTCTATGTTCTCTGTCTGCTGAAAACATGACATCTTTGTCACTGGTGTCGACTGTTCTTACCTGGCTTATATCCATCAATTCATCTGTCAATCCtttaatatatgctatattttatccatggtttagagCATCAGCTAAGTACATTGTGACTTGCAGACTGTTTAATTTATCATCTTCAACATTCCGATTGTTTTCAGagcatatttaa
- the LOC113568226 gene encoding trace amine-associated receptor 6-like, translating to MNITEYQQNMTVQYCFPDNNSCRKEVQAGPGNLFLFSFLSCISVCTVFLNVFVILSISHFKQLHTPTNLLILSLAVADLLMGLVVMPVNTMQLRDSCWYLGKMACTLFLIINSISMSASLFNMVFIAVDRYIAISDPLLYSIKVTVCKMSLFIILGWSCSLLYVLIFLYFNDHLLPSQIMSRCHGECILIIKSSIMTIDLVISFLCPCSVILILYSIIFTLARRQAKAVRSVLNATSNRHRAKVSKSSNSKAAKTLGIVVFVYLALWIPFSLCSLFVENMTSLSLLWTVLIWLISINSSVNPLIYAIFYPWFRATAKYIVTCRLFNLSSSTLQSFSKHI from the coding sequence ATGAATATCACAGAGTATCAGCAAAACATGACAGTTCAGTACTGCTTTCCTGACAACAACTCATGCAGAAAGGAGGTTCAAGCAGGCCCAGGAAatctatttttgtttagttttctgtctTGTATCTCTGTATGCACTGTATTTTTGAACGTATTTGTCATCTTATCTATctctcacttcaagcagctccataCTCCAACCAACctactcatcctctctctcgctgtggCCGATCTTCTCATGGGACTTGTTGTTATGCCTGTGAATACGATGCAACTAAGAGACAGCTGTTGGTATCTTGGTAAAATGGCATGTACACTTTTTCTAATAATCAATTCTATCTCAATGTCAGCATCTCTGTTTAATATGGTTTTCATTGCAGTTGACCGGTACATTGCAATCAGTGACCCTCTGCTATATTCCATTAAAGTCACAGTttgcaaaatgtctttattcataATTCTAGGCTGGTCTTGTTCTCTCTTGTATGTCCTCATCTTTTTGTACTTTAATGACCATCTCCTTCCATCTCAGATTATGAGCAGATGCCATGGAGAGTGCATTTTAATCATAAAATCTTCTATAATGACCATTGATCTTGTGATTTCATTTCTATGCCCATGTTCAGTTATATTAATCTTgtattcaatcatttttactttggcaAGACGTCAAGCTAAAGCTGTGAGATCTGTGTTGAATGCtacctcaaacagacacagagccaaagTTTCTAAGTCTTCTAattctaaagcagcaaaaacactgggcattgttgtttttgtttatcttgcTCTCTGGATACCTTTTAGTCTATGTTCTCTGTTTGTTGAAAACATGACATCTTTGTCACTGTTGTGGACTGTTCTTATCTGGCTTATATCCATCAATTCCTCTGTCAATCCtttaatatatgctatattttatccatggtttagagCAACAGCTAAGTACATTGTGACTTGTAGACTGTTTAATTTATCATCTTCAACATTGCAATCAttttcaaagcatatttaa